CTTGGTTGCGGGGTTTGCCGCACTGGCGGGGGTGGTTTGAAGCGAAGGTTCAGGGCTATCGACGAAGCCCGCACCAGCGGCGGGCCGGGCACTGCCCGCCGATGGTGCGGCGGCCTACGGCCTTGATTCCGCACCTTTGCGCGTCCCCTTCACCCGGTCCCCCCTGACACAGATCCACCGCGCTACCCCTCGAACAACCGCCCCTGGTCGGGGGGCGCGGGCGCGGGCAGGCCCAGATGTGCCCATGCTTTGGCCGCCAGCATACGCCCGCGCGGCGTGCGCGAAATAAGGCCCTGCTGCAACAAGAACGGCTCGATCACCTCCTCAATGGCATCGCGCGATTCCGACAATGCGGCGGCAATGGTTTCCACCCCCACCGGCCCGCCGCCATAGTTTTCGGCCAACAGCACCAGATAGCGCCGGTCCGCACCATCAAGGCCCAGATGGTCCACCCCCAGCCGTGTCAGCGCATTGTCGGCCAGCGCCTGCGTCAATGTCCCGTCCCCTTCGACCAGCGCGAAATCGACCACCCGCCGCAACAGCCGCCCCGCAATGCGCGGTGTGCCGCGCGCACGGCGCGCGATTTCGCGCACACCGTCATCATCGGCAGGCACGCCCAACAGGCGCGCGCCGCGGGCCACGATCTGGCATAACTCTGCCTCGGTATAGAACTGCAACCGTGTGGGAATGCCGAACCGGTCGCGCAGGGGCGTGGTCAGAAGCCCCAGCCGCGTGGTGGCCCCCACCAGCGTAAAGGGCTGCAATTCAATGCGCACAGTGCGCGCGGCAGGCCCTTCGCCAATCACCAGATCAAGCTGGTAATCTTCCATCGCGGGATACAGCACTTCTTCCACAGCCGGATTCAGGCGGTGGATTTCGTCAATGAACAACACATCGCGCGCTTCAAGATTGGTCAGGATGGCCGCCAGATCGCCCGCCTTGGCCATGACCGGACCAGAGGTCATGCGAAACCCCACCCCCAGTTCGCGCGCCATGATCTGTGCCAATGTCGTCTTGCCCAAACCCGGCGGGCCATAAAACAGCGTATGATCCATGGCTTCCGCGCGCATACGCGCAGACTGGATGAACACCCGCAGATTGGAGCGCGCTTCCTGCTGGCCGATAAATTCGTCCAGCCCCTGCGGGCGCAGCGCCTTGTCCAGTTCGGGCGGGTCACCGGCCATATCCGCGCCGCGCAATGTCGGGTCAGGTGTTGTCATTCGTCAGCCTTTCGGGGCCAGCAGGCGCAGCGCTGCGCGGATCAGGGCGGCGGGGTCTGCATCGGGGGCCACGGCCTGCGCTTCGGCCACGGCGCGCGCGGCATCACTTGGCCCGTAACCCAGATTGGTCAGCGCGGACATCGCGTCTGCGGTCGCGTTGGGACGCAGTGTGACCGGGGCAGCGGGGGCTGCGGGAACGGGCGCGGGTTCTGCATCCAGCACAGCGCCCTGTGCACTGGCTGGCGCGGTTTCCATCACGGCCATCAATGCGGGCGCCTTGTCCTTCAGTTCATTGGCGATGCGCAGCGCCAGTTTCGGCCCCACACCGGGGGCTTTGCGCAGGGCGCTGCTGTCGCCCAATGCAATGGCCCGCGCCACGCCTTCCGGTCCCAGTGCGCCCAGTATCGCCAGCGACGCCTTCGCCCCCACCCCTTGCACCGAGGTCAGCACGCGGTGCCATTCCTTTTCCAGCAATGTGGGAAACCCGTAAAGTTGCAGCAGATCCTCACGCACCACCAGATCGGTGTAAAGTGCCGCCACTTCGCCCCGCCCCGGCAACCCCATCAATGTGCGGTCCGATACATATACGATATAGCCCACACCGCGCACATCCAGCAGCACATGATCCTGCCCGCGCATGTCGATCACACCCGTCAGCTTGCCGATCATCGCGCGCCGCCCCCCGCTATCGCAAGTTGACGCGCCGACTGGCAATGAAAAGCATGACAAATGGCGATAGCCAGCGCATCGGCCGCGTCCGGCCCTTCAATCTCGACGCCGGGCAGTTGCATGCGCACCATATGATCCACCTGTTCCTTCGCGGCCTTGCCCACACCGACCACGGCCTTCTTGACCGCGTTGGGGGCATATTCGCCCACCACCAGCCCCGCTTGCGCAGGCACCAGCAACGCAATACCGCGCGCGCTGCCAAGCTTCAAAGTGGCGACTGCATCCTTGTTCACGAATGTCTGTTCAACGGCGGCAGTGTCGGGGGCAAAGCGGGCCATCACGTCGGTCAGCCCGATATGCAATTCCAGCAGGCGCGCGGCCAAAGTGGCCTTCGGGTCCGAATGGCAGATGCCGTTTCCCACATGGCGCAGACGCACGCCATCCACATCTATGACGCCCCAGCCAAGGTTGCGCAAGCCTGGGTCAATGCCGATCACGCGCATGGCTGTCTCTCTCCGGGGTGTAAGGGCCTGTCTGTTCACCCCATTAGCACGAAGCGCGAACATCTGCCAAGCCTTTCGGCGATACCGCGATCAATTTGCGCCCAGTCATGCATCCAGATCATAGGGGGATTGCGATTTCCCATAGTTGTTATGCCCATGAAAACGGCATAACTCCCAGTAGTCCGCACAAGATGGCGGCAGTTTATGAACATACACCACCGGAGATGACAATGTCCTTCTACGCCCAAAGCCGCCCGCATGCTGATCGCGTGTTCAGCGGTTTCCAAACCCTGACTTTTGGTGCCTTCTTTGCTGGCCTGCGCAGCTGGAACGATGCCCGCGTAACCCGCCGCGAGTTGAACGCCCTGACCGACCGCGAATTGCAGGATATCGGCCTGACGCGTGCAGATATCGACCACGTTGCCCTGATGGGACGCTGATGGGGACCGCGAGATCGCACCATCCCAAGACACGAAAGTAAAAGGCCCCGGACATCCTCCGGGGCCTTTTGCATTTCATCGGTATGGCGCTGTCATATTCCGGCCTGCGCGTATGGGGTGACGCCACAAGGGCTGGTCGTTTACCGGCCTGCAAGCCGACATCCGAAGGCGCGGAATCAAGGGCACAGCCCGCCGCGCCATCGGCGGGCCGTCCCGCGGCCTGCCGATGACCTGATGGCAGTGAACTTCTTTGAGGTCAGGAGTATGCAGCCTGCATAAAATGCATGCCTTGAACGCCGGATCGGCAGTCCCCGGCCCGCCGATGGCGCGGGTTTTGTCCATATCCCCCCACATCTGAAGATGCACCACCCACAAACAAAATCGGGGACGCACCGACCCAAAGGCCGACACGTCCCCGTCGCCAGTGCGAAAGGGAAAGAGGGCGCGCGCCCTCAGTCCTCGGTTTTTTC
Above is a window of Roseinatronobacter sp. S2 DNA encoding:
- a CDS encoding DUF1127 domain-containing protein, whose amino-acid sequence is MSFYAQSRPHADRVFSGFQTLTFGAFFAGLRSWNDARVTRRELNALTDRELQDIGLTRADIDHVALMGR
- the ruvA gene encoding Holliday junction branch migration protein RuvA — translated: MIGKLTGVIDMRGQDHVLLDVRGVGYIVYVSDRTLMGLPGRGEVAALYTDLVVREDLLQLYGFPTLLEKEWHRVLTSVQGVGAKASLAILGALGPEGVARAIALGDSSALRKAPGVGPKLALRIANELKDKAPALMAVMETAPASAQGAVLDAEPAPVPAAPAAPVTLRPNATADAMSALTNLGYGPSDAARAVAEAQAVAPDADPAALIRAALRLLAPKG
- the ruvB gene encoding Holliday junction branch migration DNA helicase RuvB gives rise to the protein MTTPDPTLRGADMAGDPPELDKALRPQGLDEFIGQQEARSNLRVFIQSARMRAEAMDHTLFYGPPGLGKTTLAQIMARELGVGFRMTSGPVMAKAGDLAAILTNLEARDVLFIDEIHRLNPAVEEVLYPAMEDYQLDLVIGEGPAARTVRIELQPFTLVGATTRLGLLTTPLRDRFGIPTRLQFYTEAELCQIVARGARLLGVPADDDGVREIARRARGTPRIAGRLLRRVVDFALVEGDGTLTQALADNALTRLGVDHLGLDGADRRYLVLLAENYGGGPVGVETIAAALSESRDAIEEVIEPFLLQQGLISRTPRGRMLAAKAWAHLGLPAPAPPDQGRLFEG
- the ruvC gene encoding crossover junction endodeoxyribonuclease RuvC produces the protein MRVIGIDPGLRNLGWGVIDVDGVRLRHVGNGICHSDPKATLAARLLELHIGLTDVMARFAPDTAAVEQTFVNKDAVATLKLGSARGIALLVPAQAGLVVGEYAPNAVKKAVVGVGKAAKEQVDHMVRMQLPGVEIEGPDAADALAIAICHAFHCQSARQLAIAGGGAR